Within Sorangiineae bacterium MSr11367, the genomic segment CCACGTCGCCCCGTGCCCGCCCTGCTGCGTCACCGACACCCGCAGCGGCTCGTTCGGCACCGGCTCCTTGACGCCGCGATCTTCGCGCATCAGCGCCACGGTCCACGCGAGGCCGTGCTGCCCCGATGCCGGCGGTGCACCGTACACGCGGGCCGCGCGCGCATCGTGCGAGGCACCGATACGAAGGCCCAGCGCGATCACCACCACGGAGATCGCCGGTGGGCAGACGAGCAGGGCGCGCTCCCAGCGCGGGTTCATTTTCATCGTGGGGACGGTGATACTACCGGGGCCATCACGGAAGCCGGAACCGAGATGCCCTCCCAACGCACATCGGCTTTCACATTCGGATCCACGGTGATGGGCGGCGGCATCGCCGGCGATGTCCCCAGCGCCCCACGCGCGAGCTCGATGGATCGCACGCCACTCGCCGTGAGCACGTGCACCGACTCACCACGACGCTCGATGTCGACGAACGCATCTCCGACGCCCACCCGCGCGATCTTCACGCCATACGCCCCCGTATCCGTGGGCCGCGCGCTGCGGTAGCTCACGCGGGACACCGTGACAGGCACGCGCGCCTCGGCGGCTTGGCCCACGACTTCCGCGATGAAGCGCGCCACCAGCGCACCGTCATGCCCCATGTGCGGAACCCGATCGTGGCGCACCGAGAAACCTCGATCGCGCAGCACGCGGGCGAGCATCGCACTCTGCGCCGGCGGCGAGACGCGGTCGTCGTCGCCATGCACGAGCCATACGGCCAAGTGCCGCCCGTTCTCCGCCACGTCGAGCGCGTTCACCAGGTGTGCGGCCGCCTCGTTCGGGAGGATGCTCTTCACGTAGGTGCTCGTGTCGTATTTCGAGTCGCCGAAAAAGCTGGTGACGCTGGCAAACTTGTCCGGGTGGTGAAACCCGATGGTCGTCGCCCCCGCCCCGCCCATCGATGCACCCCAGATCGAGATGCGGCGTGGATCGATGGCCACCGCCTGCGAGACAGTGTCGATGGCCCGCATCACCTCGTCCTCGGCCGCCGCCGTGTAGAGCGAGTTGCCCAGGCCGCTCGGCATGAGCAGCACCACGTCACGCGCCGCCGCCTCGCGAAGAAGGTCGGCGTACGCGCCGTAGGTCCACATCGTCCCGTTCCATGGGTGCGTGCCCACGAGAAGCGCGGACGGCTTTTTGATGTCGTGCCCCGGTGGAATGAACACCACCGCCTTCCCTCCGCCCGCCGCGGCGTGCGGCGACGAAAAGGACAGGAGCCCCAAGCCCTCTCGCGATTCGATTTGCGCCCCGAATGTCGGCGCCTGCCCGCACACGATGCGGTGCTCGTACGCGCCCACGTGGATCTCGATCTCCACGTCGTGGGCGCGCTCGGGGCGCGGCGGCAGCGGCACCACCACCGGGCCATTTCCACCCGTGGGCACCGCGGTGCCGTTCACCAGGATGCGACCGCGGCCCGCACAAACGGGGATCTCCAACGCCACGCGCTCCCCACCGGCGACTTGAAAGCGCACCGCGTACAGGCCCGTCGGCAGGTTGTTCCGCGCCAAATCCGCCCAGGTGAGCGCTTTGTACGTCCGACGCGTGCCCCAGGCCCCGCTTGCGGGGCCGTTCCTGACGGGCGTGGGGGCGGCCCCGAGCTCCACGGCGTGAAGCTCGGTCCCTTGCACCGAGGCATGGAGCGGGATGGCACCCGTCAGCGTAGGCGCGTTCGCGCTGGTTGCTCCAGCAGCGTTTCCCGCGGAGGAACTTCCCGCGTCACCCCCGGCCGGAGCCGGCGGAGGGCGCACGCTGGTCGCAGGCCCCACGGTGACGGCGGCTGCGTCCACGGGCGCCGCGAAAACCTTGGTCGGAAGACCAAAGCTCGCGAAAACCCCCACCGTGGCGAGCACGGCACAACGCATCCCTCCTCTTTTCATCGATGTGCCTTGGTAGCGCAAGCCCCCTTGTCAACGCTCGCCGTTCGCACCAGCATCGTGCGCGATGCTGAACGCTAGCGCTACAACGACACAGGCTGCTTCCGAGGAGAGCGAAAAAGTGGGAACCAAACTGGGAGGCGCCAGCTTTTTGCGCGCCCGAATTGGCTCACTCCTCGCGATTTTGCCGCTCGGCATCTGGTCCGTCGTCCACATCTGGAACAACCTATCGGCCTTTCAAGGGGCGGACGCCTGGGAAAAATCCGTCACGTCGTATCCACATCCGGTCGCCCAGGTCATCACCGCCATCGTGGTGCTTCTCCCCCTGCTGATCCATTCGGTCTGGGGCATTGGCCGCCTGCTCAGTGCGCGGCCCAACAACGTCCGGTACGGCTTCTACACCAACCTGAAGTATGCCCTTCAGCGGGTCACCGCGATCGGCCTGCTCCTGTTCATCATCGCGCACCTCTGGCTGGCGTGGGTTCATCCCCGCTTCGTCGAGGGCCATGCCGAGGCCTTCGCCGACATCAGCCATGAAATGCATTTTCACATGCCGACCTTGGTCGTCTACGTGTTGGGCACCCTCGGGCTGGCCTACCACCTGGCCAACGGGCTGCACACCTTCTGCATGGGCTGGGGCATCGTGGAGAGCCGCCGGTCCCTCAAGAAGCTCGAGTGGGTCATCCTGGGCTTCTTTCTCGTTCTGCTGACGATGAGCTGGGGTGCGATTTACGCACTTTACAGCGCCGCCGCGCCCTGAACGGGCCCAAGCCGCCAATCCAAGCCCGCCCAAGCCCACCCGCCGAGCGTCTTCTTTCGGCTGGGCGTTGTCTCCGGCTCGAGCCGGGGGTAACGTTATGGCATATGACCGGCGCGCCTTCACTGCCGCGCGGATCCGTTCGTAGGGGGGGCAAAGAGGAACTTCGGGCCTCGATCCTCAAGACCTACCTCCTTCGTATCCGTGCCGAGAAAGGGGAGCGAGCAGCACGTGCCCTCCTCAACAGTGCGGGCATCGATCCCGCCATCGTCGACAACGAAACCGGGTGGCTCAGCGTCGGGGCCGCCCGTCGTGCGC encodes:
- a CDS encoding prolyl oligopeptidase family serine peptidase — encoded protein: MKRGGMRCAVLATVGVFASFGLPTKVFAAPVDAAAVTVGPATSVRPPPAPAGGDAGSSSAGNAAGATSANAPTLTGAIPLHASVQGTELHAVELGAAPTPVRNGPASGAWGTRRTYKALTWADLARNNLPTGLYAVRFQVAGGERVALEIPVCAGRGRILVNGTAVPTGGNGPVVVPLPPRPERAHDVEIEIHVGAYEHRIVCGQAPTFGAQIESREGLGLLSFSSPHAAAGGGKAVVFIPPGHDIKKPSALLVGTHPWNGTMWTYGAYADLLREAAARDVVLLMPSGLGNSLYTAAAEDEVMRAIDTVSQAVAIDPRRISIWGASMGGAGATTIGFHHPDKFASVTSFFGDSKYDTSTYVKSILPNEAAAHLVNALDVAENGRHLAVWLVHGDDDRVSPPAQSAMLARVLRDRGFSVRHDRVPHMGHDGALVARFIAEVVGQAAEARVPVTVSRVSYRSARPTDTGAYGVKIARVGVGDAFVDIERRGESVHVLTASGVRSIELARGALGTSPAMPPPITVDPNVKADVRWEGISVPASVMAPVVSPSPR
- a CDS encoding succinate dehydrogenase — translated: MGTKLGGASFLRARIGSLLAILPLGIWSVVHIWNNLSAFQGADAWEKSVTSYPHPVAQVITAIVVLLPLLIHSVWGIGRLLSARPNNVRYGFYTNLKYALQRVTAIGLLLFIIAHLWLAWVHPRFVEGHAEAFADISHEMHFHMPTLVVYVLGTLGLAYHLANGLHTFCMGWGIVESRRSLKKLEWVILGFFLVLLTMSWGAIYALYSAAAP